In the Wyeomyia smithii strain HCP4-BCI-WySm-NY-G18 chromosome 2, ASM2978416v1, whole genome shotgun sequence genome, one interval contains:
- the LOC129723563 gene encoding 4-hydroxyphenylpyruvate dioxygenase, which produces MTTYTDKGPKPNGGKFLCFDHLTFYVGNAKQAASYYTTRMGFTEIAYQGLETGSRQLAKHVVRQNKVTFVFVSAYEPNNTELGAHLVRHGDGVKDVAFQVEDLDIIVKRAKERGAVMVRDTWEESDEFGKVRFATVKTYGDTQHTFVERKNYRGVFLPGYKAPLYDDALLKTLPPINLNFVDHVVGNQPDLQMESTAAWYEKVLLFHRFWSVDDSQIHTEYSALRSIVMTNYEETIKMPINEPAKGKKKSQIGEYVDYYGGAGVQHIALNTNDIIAAITNLRARGMHFLSVPDTYYDQLRQRLKASNVKITEDMNVLQKLNILIDYDENGYLLQIFTKNMQDRPTLFLEVIQRHNHNGFGAGNFKALFEAIEADQEKRGNL; this is translated from the exons ACCACCTACACCGACAAGGGCCCGAAACCAAATGGCGGCAAGTTCTTGTGCTTCGACCATCTCACCTTCTACGTGGGTAACGCGAAACAGGCAGCCAGCTACTACACCACCCGGATGGGATTCACCGAGATAGCCTACCAGGGgctggaaaccggaagtcgccagctGGCCAAGCACGTCGTACGGCAAAACAAAGTCACCTTCGTGTTCGTGTCGGCCTACGAACCAAACAACACCGAGCTCGGTGCTCATCTGGTGCGACACGGCGACGGAGTGAAGGATGTGGCTTTCCAGGTCGAAGATCTCGACATCATCGTGAAGAGAGCAAAGGAACGCGGAGCCGTCATGGTTCGAGATACTTGGGAAGAAAGTGACGAATTCGGAAAGGTACGATTCGCCACAGTCAAAACGTACGGCGACACTCAGCACACTTTTGTGGAGCGGAAAAACTACCGAGGGGTGTTTCTGCCCGGGTACAAAGCACCGTTGTACGACGatgctttgttgaagacattacCGCCAATCAACCTGAATTTCGTTGATCACGTTGTTGGAAATCAACCCGATCTTCAAATGGAGTCAACCGCGGCATGGTACGAGAAGGTTTTATTGTTCCATCGTTTCTGGTCGGTGGACGACAGTCAAATCCACACCGAATATTCCGCGTTGCGGTCGATCGTAATGACCAACTACGAGGAGACAATCAAAATGCCCATCAACGAACCTGCCAAAGGCAAGAAAAAGTCTCAAATCGGAGAATACGTTGACTACTACGGTGGAGCGGGCGTTCAACATATCGCACTGAATACCAACGATATCATTGCAGCGATCACGAACCTTCGTGCTAGAGGTATGCATTTCCTATCCGTTCCAGACACATATTACGACCAGCTGCGGCAGCGTTTGAAGGCCAGTAATGTTAAGATAACGGAGGATATGAACGTGCTGCAAAAGTTGAATATTCTCATCGATTACGATGAAAACGGATACTTGCTGCAGATCTTCACCAAAAACATGCAAGACCGACCGACTCTCTTCCTGGAAGTTATCCAAAGACACAACCATAAC GGTTTTGGGGCGGGCAACTTCAAAGCACTGTTTGAAGCTATCGAAGCCGATCAGGAAAAGCGAGGCAATCTGTAA